From Bdellovibrio bacteriovorus, a single genomic window includes:
- a CDS encoding peptide chain release factor 3 — translation MLATPQVQKEIQRRRTFAIISHPDAGKTTLTEKLLYHGGVIHETGEVKGKQGTKAVTSDWMAMEREKGISITSSVMTFDYNSLRVNLLDTPGHKDFSEDTYRVLMAVDSACMLIDVAKGVEERTKKLYEVCRLRKIPIFTFVNKLDREGKDPLTLIDEVEKTLNMQCYPVTWPLGIGQRFRGIYNRLTKEIWVYDQRREEVEDYKIIPFEKGKDDQILYDYLDKESADQVIDELELIEGALPPFDVNEFLNGTISPVTFGSAKQNFGVDTFLQFFTKYAPGPQPRHTKDDKEMDPCDANFTGFVFKIQANMDKRHRDRIAFIRICSGKFERGMKVKHSRHDKELRLSYASQFIAADKETVDDAYAGDIVGVGDTGNFAIGDCVYASGKVHFEDIPKFAPELFGRLSVRDALKRQKMQEALNHLSEEGAIQLFIDPLVGPQDPIIGAVGELQFEVLLRRLQDEYNLEVKLNRLPYGVARWPRTEDGKPVAELKGGANMFRDLQENPVVLVNQEWDLNWLKRENPNVEFHTSITRAR, via the coding sequence ATGCTAGCCACACCTCAGGTTCAAAAAGAAATTCAACGCCGCCGCACGTTTGCGATCATCTCGCACCCTGATGCGGGTAAGACGACGTTGACCGAAAAACTTCTCTACCACGGTGGAGTCATCCACGAAACGGGAGAGGTGAAAGGCAAGCAGGGCACGAAGGCCGTGACATCGGACTGGATGGCCATGGAAAGAGAAAAAGGGATCTCGATCACATCTTCAGTGATGACTTTTGATTACAACTCTTTGCGTGTGAACCTTCTAGATACTCCGGGCCACAAAGACTTCTCTGAAGACACTTATCGCGTTTTGATGGCGGTGGATTCCGCATGCATGCTGATCGACGTTGCCAAAGGTGTGGAAGAGCGTACCAAAAAACTTTACGAGGTTTGTCGTCTTCGCAAAATTCCTATTTTCACTTTCGTGAACAAGTTGGACCGTGAAGGTAAAGACCCTCTGACGTTGATCGATGAAGTTGAAAAAACTTTGAACATGCAATGTTATCCGGTTACTTGGCCTCTGGGGATCGGTCAACGCTTCCGCGGTATCTACAATCGCCTGACGAAGGAAATCTGGGTTTACGATCAACGTCGTGAAGAAGTGGAAGACTACAAAATCATTCCTTTTGAAAAAGGCAAAGACGATCAAATTCTTTACGACTACCTTGATAAAGAATCTGCGGACCAAGTGATTGATGAGTTGGAACTTATCGAAGGCGCCCTTCCGCCGTTTGACGTGAATGAATTCTTAAATGGTACTATTTCACCGGTGACCTTCGGCTCTGCAAAACAGAACTTCGGGGTGGACACGTTCCTGCAATTCTTCACCAAGTATGCTCCGGGCCCTCAACCTCGTCACACAAAAGATGATAAAGAGATGGATCCCTGTGATGCGAACTTCACCGGTTTCGTATTTAAGATTCAAGCCAATATGGATAAACGTCACCGTGACCGTATTGCCTTTATTCGTATTTGCTCGGGTAAGTTTGAACGTGGCATGAAAGTAAAACACTCTCGTCATGACAAAGAACTGCGCCTTTCTTATGCCAGCCAATTTATCGCGGCGGACAAAGAAACTGTGGATGATGCTTACGCAGGCGATATCGTCGGCGTTGGTGACACCGGAAACTTCGCGATCGGTGATTGCGTCTATGCTTCGGGAAAAGTTCATTTTGAAGACATTCCAAAATTTGCTCCTGAATTATTCGGTCGTCTTTCTGTGCGCGATGCTTTGAAACGTCAAAAGATGCAAGAGGCCTTGAATCATTTGTCAGAAGAAGGCGCGATCCAATTGTTCATTGATCCTTTGGTCGGACCGCAAGATCCCATCATCGGCGCCGTCGGTGAACTTCAATTCGAAGTTCTGCTTCGTCGGCTTCAAGATGAATATAATCTGGAAGTAAAACTGAATCGTCTTCCTTACGGAGTCGCTCGCTGGCCACGAACAGAAGATGGGAAGCCGGTTGCCGAACTCAAAGGTGGCGCTAATATGTTCCGAGATCTGCAAGAAAACCCTGTTGTTCTTGTGAATCAAGAGTGGGATCTGAACTGGTTAAAGCGCGAAAACCCGAACGTTGAATTCCACACCAGCATCACACGCGCGCGCTAG
- a CDS encoding SDR family NAD(P)-dependent oxidoreductase, with protein MKSLNGKIALVTGGSRGIGKAISLRLASEGAFVIVHYGSNKVEAEQTLKEIRQMGGEGVLVSADFKKSNAVENLFSQIDEVVVRDGEVHLDILVNNAGIGMIQDFETTTEAQLDALHAINIKSPFLVAQKACQRMKRGGRIINITSIVTRMASSSVGAYSMTKGAVDVLTLFLAKKLGPQQITVNSVAPGVINTEMNAEALGHPESRKFMESLSALGRVGEPQDIADVVAFVASEEARWISGQRIEASGGSFLGIS; from the coding sequence CGGTATTGGCAAAGCTATTTCTTTGCGGCTTGCTTCCGAGGGAGCTTTTGTCATTGTTCATTATGGAAGTAATAAAGTCGAGGCGGAACAAACTTTAAAAGAAATCCGGCAAATGGGTGGTGAGGGGGTTTTAGTTTCTGCTGACTTTAAAAAATCGAACGCTGTGGAAAATCTGTTTTCCCAGATAGACGAGGTTGTTGTACGCGATGGTGAAGTCCATCTCGATATTTTAGTGAATAATGCGGGAATCGGAATGATCCAAGATTTCGAAACGACTACGGAAGCGCAACTTGATGCTTTGCACGCGATCAATATCAAATCTCCGTTTCTTGTAGCGCAAAAAGCCTGTCAAAGGATGAAGCGTGGAGGACGCATTATCAATATCACTTCCATTGTCACTCGTATGGCCAGTTCCTCAGTGGGCGCTTACTCAATGACGAAGGGGGCCGTGGATGTACTGACATTATTTCTAGCAAAAAAATTAGGACCTCAGCAAATCACGGTGAACTCCGTGGCTCCCGGAGTGATAAATACGGAAATGAACGCCGAGGCCTTGGGGCACCCGGAAAGCCGTAAGTTCATGGAGTCGTTATCAGCGTTAGGCCGCGTGGGGGAGCCTCAAGATATCGCTGACGTCGTGGCTTTCGTCGCTTCAGAAGAAGCTCGATGGATATCTGGACAGCGAATTGAAGCTTCGGGAGGATCATTTTTAGGAATCTCGTAA
- a CDS encoding PadR family transcriptional regulator, with product MRGHGKGGFRFGRHSHSHHQHHPHHHHGMEEKMGRLLGHGDLRYVILSLLEEKPRHGYEIIKALEELSSGAYSPSPGSIYPTLTFLEEGGFATATTEQNKKLYTISAEGKILLEENRDFLNMILQRFEMVGERMSRLKHWMGRDEVEEIAKAKSERSSIRGSMHRLKAELFSFTEATKEQKQKVADVIDRAVEEIRKIKG from the coding sequence ATGCGCGGACATGGTAAAGGCGGTTTTCGCTTCGGTCGTCATTCACATTCCCACCATCAACACCATCCACATCACCATCATGGTATGGAAGAAAAGATGGGAAGGCTCTTGGGCCATGGCGATCTTCGCTATGTGATCTTGTCTCTTTTAGAAGAAAAACCAAGACATGGTTATGAAATTATCAAAGCTTTAGAAGAGCTTTCGTCGGGTGCTTATTCTCCCAGTCCAGGTTCCATCTATCCGACACTGACTTTTCTGGAAGAAGGTGGATTTGCCACTGCAACGACAGAGCAAAATAAAAAACTTTATACGATTTCCGCAGAAGGAAAAATTCTTCTAGAGGAAAATCGTGATTTCTTAAACATGATTCTTCAACGATTTGAAATGGTCGGGGAAAGAATGTCGCGTCTGAAGCATTGGATGGGACGAGATGAGGTCGAAGAGATTGCAAAAGCAAAATCAGAACGCTCCTCGATTCGTGGTTCTATGCACCGTTTGAAGGCCGAACTATTCTCATTTACTGAAGCAACAAAAGAACAAAAACAAAAAGTGGCTGACGTTATTGATCGCGCTGTGGAAGAGATTAGAAAAATCAAAGGATAG
- a CDS encoding siderophore-interacting protein, producing the protein MSSNERELKTVMHPVKMRTLKVKNIQQIAPHLKRITFSGEELSDFTSLSPDDHVKVFFPYPGEETPVLPVMTSEGPKVPEGSRPAIMRDYTPRRYDNSAKELDIEFFLHGSGPGSQWAAQAQVGQKLTIGGPRGSKIVPYNFDWYLMIGDESAIPSFARRLQELPKSSKSLVVIEVENESDKMEFAHEGLAEVFWVFRNGSAPGKSDRIKTHLERMRFPVGDYFAWIALEKTCAFEMKEFLLHTKGAQEEWIKATGYWKA; encoded by the coding sequence ATGTCATCAAATGAAAGAGAATTGAAAACAGTCATGCATCCCGTGAAGATGCGCACTCTGAAGGTTAAAAATATTCAGCAGATTGCACCGCATTTGAAGCGAATCACTTTTTCAGGCGAAGAGCTTTCAGACTTTACATCTTTATCCCCCGACGATCACGTGAAGGTGTTCTTTCCCTATCCCGGTGAAGAAACTCCGGTGTTGCCCGTGATGACCTCAGAAGGTCCCAAGGTTCCTGAAGGCAGTCGACCTGCGATCATGCGTGATTATACACCTCGACGTTACGACAACTCTGCAAAAGAACTGGATATCGAATTCTTCCTTCACGGAAGTGGCCCCGGATCACAGTGGGCAGCGCAGGCCCAAGTGGGGCAGAAGCTAACCATTGGTGGACCAAGAGGTTCGAAAATCGTTCCTTATAATTTTGATTGGTACCTGATGATAGGTGATGAGTCGGCGATTCCTTCGTTTGCCCGTCGCCTGCAAGAACTTCCAAAGAGTTCTAAATCTTTGGTCGTCATCGAAGTGGAAAATGAATCAGATAAAATGGAATTCGCTCACGAAGGTCTTGCTGAAGTGTTCTGGGTTTTTAGAAATGGTTCAGCGCCCGGAAAAAGCGATCGCATAAAAACTCACCTGGAAAGGATGAGATTCCCAGTCGGAGACTATTTTGCGTGGATCGCTTTAGAAAAGACTTGCGCCTTTGAGATGAAAGAATTTCTTCTTCACACAAAAGGCGCCCAAGAAGAGTGGATCAAGGCCACAGGTTATTGGAAGGCCTAA
- the trhO gene encoding oxygen-dependent tRNA uridine(34) hydroxylase TrhO yields the protein MTATSKHYVTTFYKFLKLSDVPTVQKDLENKADELNVKGLVILGAEGFNSTISASTVESFEAWKQFIREYFNAPQLFFKDSESHKAPFRRFKVKIREEIVTTGIPEVMPPEGKNHHLTPAEWNQVMKEEKDFVMIDTRNWYEYKIGTFKGALNPDIEKFTDFPQYIEEQGIPKDKKMLIFCTGGIRCEKGILELQKQGYDNVFQLEGGIINYIKEYPNDQFEGECFVFDHRVALDQNLQPSTKYGLCPHCGQPSEIKIECKRCDSEELICVDCAEVEFKKDTCSKNCAHQYKLHPGKKGPKQIVPFEIEKLKAEGADEIPTIRVSKTKVVTVNAKGESETVTAKN from the coding sequence ATGACTGCCACGTCGAAGCATTATGTTACGACTTTCTATAAGTTTTTAAAACTTTCTGATGTTCCCACTGTACAAAAAGATCTTGAAAACAAAGCTGATGAGCTGAACGTTAAGGGCTTAGTGATTTTAGGTGCTGAAGGTTTTAATTCGACAATCTCTGCAAGCACCGTTGAGTCTTTTGAAGCGTGGAAGCAGTTTATTCGTGAATACTTCAATGCGCCGCAATTGTTCTTTAAAGATTCCGAGTCACACAAAGCTCCTTTCCGCCGATTCAAAGTAAAAATCCGCGAAGAGATCGTGACAACGGGCATTCCGGAAGTGATGCCTCCAGAGGGCAAGAATCATCATTTGACTCCCGCAGAGTGGAATCAAGTTATGAAGGAAGAAAAAGATTTTGTGATGATCGATACTCGCAATTGGTACGAGTATAAGATTGGCACTTTCAAAGGAGCTTTAAATCCTGATATCGAAAAGTTCACCGACTTTCCTCAGTACATTGAAGAGCAAGGCATTCCTAAAGATAAAAAAATGCTGATCTTCTGCACCGGCGGAATCCGCTGTGAAAAAGGGATTTTGGAACTTCAAAAGCAAGGTTATGACAATGTTTTCCAATTGGAAGGCGGCATCATCAACTACATAAAGGAATATCCGAACGATCAGTTTGAAGGTGAATGTTTCGTTTTCGATCATCGCGTGGCTTTAGATCAAAACCTTCAACCATCGACGAAGTACGGTCTTTGCCCTCACTGCGGTCAGCCTTCTGAAATCAAGATTGAATGCAAACGCTGTGATTCCGAAGAACTTATCTGTGTTGATTGTGCGGAGGTGGAATTTAAAAAAGACACCTGCTCTAAAAACTGTGCTCACCAATACAAACTTCACCCTGGCAAAAAAGGTCCAAAACAAATCGTACCTTTTGAAATTGAAAAATTAAAGGCCGAGGGTGCTGACGAGATCCCTACTATTCGTGTTTCAAAAACGAAGGTTGTGACCGTAAATGCCAAGGGCGAATCTGAGACGGTAACAGCCAAAAACTAG